The Sphingomonas naphthae nucleotide sequence CGATGGGGATGAAGCCGTCGCCCCGGCCGTAGCTGGCGGACAGGCTGGCGAAGCCGCCGCCGACGGTGGTGGAGATGCCGGCATTGGCGTCGATCGCGTCGCGGCTGCCATAAGCGATGCCGCCCCAGACCGGGGCCAGTTCGGTCGGGCCGGCGCTGGAGATGTCGATCGTGCCGGCCAGCGCGCCGGGGCCGTTGGCGCCGCTGCCGCCGCCGCGCGTGACGCGCACCTCGCTCAGCCGCTGCGGATCGAACGCCTGCCAGTTTACCCAGCCGCCGAAGGGATCGACCTGCGGCACGCCATCCAGCACCACCAGCGCGCGCGACGAGGCGTTGCCGCCGAGCCCGCGCAGGGTCGCGCCCTGGCTGGTCGGGTGGGCGGAGCGGCTGTCGGAACGGCGGAACTGAGCGAAGCCGGCGACCGATTGCAGCACGGTTTCCAGCCGCCCGCTGGCGGATTGATCGAGCCGGTCGCGGCCGATGGTGGAGACGTCATAGGCGGCCTCGCCGGCCGAGGCGGCGAGCCCGCGCCCGGTGACGACGATCTCGGCCGTGTCCTGCGCGTGGGCGACGGTGGGCAGCGCGACGCCGAGCAGCAGGAGCGCGGCGATCCGTGTAAGGTCACGAAGTTCGCATCCTACCGCCCAGTATTTCGCGCCGGTCGGCGGGGTGTTGGCGGGCAGGGCGGCGAAGCGGGGACGAAAAGCGAACATGGCGGCCGCCTCGCACAAAGCGGGGGCTGTAGGACAGCGATTTTTTGCCTGCGACGATCTAGATGCCGGCATACCATTCATAGTCGCTGACATCTTCCCAATATCCTCCCTTGCCGGCGCCGATGGCGGCGAGGCTTGTGACCGCCTCTATCCCCATCAGATATTTGGCCTGCTTGTAGCCGAGCTGCCGTTCAACCCGGAGGCGGAGCGGGGCGCCATTGGCCACAGGTAGCATTGCGCCGTTCAATCCCCAGGCGAGAATCGTCTGCGGGTGGAAGGCGTCGACCAGATCGATGCTCTCGTAATAGGTGGCGGAGCCGATCCGGTCGGCACAGTGGAAGACGATATATCTCGCCTTGTGGGAAAGGCCGGCGGCGTTGAGGATCAGGCGCAGCGGCGTGCCGGTCCATTTCCCGATCGCGCTCCACCCCTCGACGCAATCGTGCCGCGTGATCTGGGTGCGCGCGGGCATCCGGCCGAGATCGGCGAGCGACAGCGACAGCGGCCTGGCGACGAGGCCGGTGACGGCGAGGCGCCAGTCGGTGAAATGGCTTGCGGCCATCGCGGCATAGTCCGCCCCGGCGGGGGTGCGCGTGCCGTTCGAGCGGAACACGGGCGATATGTCCGCGCCGGCGAACTCCGGGGCGAGAGCCGCGCGATCGGTGATGAGGCGCTGGGCGCGATAGGTGAGCTTTTCGGCCGAGGCGAGCGCGCCGTGAAAAGTCGGGTTGGCGCCCAGCTTGTCGCAGCCGGCCAGCAGCAGCCCGCCGGCGGCGGTGGCCGATCCGATCAGCGCGCGGCGCGTGATCGTCATGCGCGGGGCAGCCGGAAGCGGCCGGTGATCATCGATCGCAGTTCGTTGATCGGCCCGGCCAGCACCACCATGATGAGGTGGACGAGGATGAACAGCGCGATGAAGGCGGCGCAGAGGAAGTGGATCGACCGCGCCGATTGGCGCCCGCCGAACACGTCGAGCAGCCACGGCCAGGCCGCGTTCATGCCCGGCGCCATGGTGAGGCCGGTCAGCACCAGCAAGGGGATCAGCGCGAAGATCACGCCGACATAGGCGATCTTCTGGAGCGGATTGTAGCGCGCGGCGGCCTCGCCTTTGGGAAAACGCAGCCGGGCGTGATCCCTGATGTCCCGCCACAGATGGCGGGGGCGCAGTTCGTCCCGCGTCGGGGCGAGATCGCGGCGGGCGTGGCCGTTGGCGAGGATGGCGACGATATAGGCGAGGATGCCGATCGCGAGCACCCAGGCGAAGGCGAGATGCCAGCGCCGCGCCATCGACAGGCTGTAGCGGGACGGGATCGTCGCCCAATAGGGGAAGGCGCGGGTCTGGGTGCGGCCCTGCTTGTCCTCCCACCGGCCGAGGACGCCCGTGGTGGGGATCACGACCGATCCGATCACGAGCCGGCCCTGCGTCGGCGTCGCGCCGATCATCAGCCACGCCCGATCATAGTTCGCGCCGGCCTTCCCCCAATAGAGCCGGGGGTGGGCGTTGAAGATCATCAGCCCGCTCATCAGCATGACGAAGATGGTCAGCGCGTTCAGCCAGTGCCAGATGCGCGTCGAAAGACGGTGGCGCAGGATTGTGCGGCGCGGTTCGCCGGGGGGCTGGGGGGCCGCTTCCATAAGTGATGCATGGACCGTTTGGGGCGGTCTGTCACGTGGGCGTTCGGCCACCGGCTTCCGTGCTCCTGCGCAGGCAGGAGCCCAGGGTTACAGGGCGGATCGCTTGTCGCCCCTGGGCTCCTGCTTTCACAGGAGCACGGCCGGGGTCAGGTAAGCGTGACGTGGCTACCCGGCCGGGGCAGGGGCCCGCTGACCCGGATCGTCACCAGATCGCCCTCCACCCCCACGACCTCGCCCTCGGCCCCCGCCAGCAACTCCGGCCCGCCCTCGGCCACCACCCGCCCCTCGGCGATCAGCACCACATGATCCGCCAGCCGCCGCGCCTCGCCAACGTGATGCGTGACGTAAAGGATCGGCAGGCGGAAGCGGGCCTTGAGGGTTTCGAGGAAGGGCAGGATCTCCGCCTTGCGCCCGCCATCCAGCGCGGCGAGGGGTTCGTCCATCAGCAGCAGATCGGGCTGGCTGAGGAGGGCGCGACCGATCGCCGCCCGCTGGCGCTCGCCGCCGGAAAGGGTGGCGGGGCGGCGGGAGAGGAGGGGGGCGATCGCGAGCACCTCGACCACCTCGTCGAAGCCGATGCCGCTCCGGTCGCTGCGGCGCAGGCCATAACGCAGGTTTCGCTCGACCGTCATGTGCGGGAACAGGCGGGAATCCTGATGGACGATGCCGATGCGGCGCCGCTCCGGCGGCAAGGCGAGCAGGTCGCGCCCGTCGAGGCGGACATGGCCCTCGCCCGTGGTCGGGCCGGCGATGGCGGCGAGGATCGAGGATTTGCCCGCGCCGGAGGGGCCGAACAGCGCCGTTACGCCATCCGACGGGGCGGTGAAGGCGGCCTCCAGCGCGAAGCCGCCCAGCCGGCGACGGATCGCGACGTCAAGCATCGCGACCCTCCCGCCGCATCGCGCGCAGCAGCCATTCCGACAGCAGCAGCGCCGCAACCGCCAGCGACAGCGAGATCAGCGCCAGCCGCAGCGCGATCCGCTCGCCGCCGGGCACCTGGAGCGCCGAATAGATGGCGAGCGGCAGGGTCTGCGTCTCGCCGGGGACGTTGGCGGCGAAGGTGATGACCGCGCCGAACTCGCCCAGCGCGGCGGCGAAGCCGATCACCAGCGCGGCGATCAGGCCGGGGGCGGCAAGCGGGAGGGTGATGGTGAACAGGCGATCCCAGAAGCCCGCGCCCAGCCCGCGCGCGGCTTCCTCCAGCCTGGGATCGACCGCCTCCAGCGCCTGCCGCACCGCGCGGACCATCAGCGGAAAGGCCATCGTGCCGGCGGCGAGGCTGGCGCCGGTGGAGGTGAAGACCAGGCGGATGCCGGCCTTGTCGAGCAGGGCGCCGATCGGCCCCTGCACGCCGAACAGCAACAGCAAGGCGAAGCCGACGACGACGGGGGGCAGCACCAGCGGCGCATGGAGCAGCGCATCGATCAGGGTGCGGCCGGGGAAGCGGCAGCGCGCGACGATCCACGCCGCGACGATTGCCAGCGGCAGCCCGACCAGCGCGGCGCGGCCGGCGACGATCAGGCTCAGCCACAGCGCCTCGGCTTCGAGCGCACTCACTTGGGGGGCGTGAAGCCGTAGCGGGCGAAGATGGCGCGCGCCTGTGCCGAAAGCAGGAAGCGGGCGAAGCGCGGCGCGGTGGGCGCGGCGCGGGTGGTGAGCGCCATGGGGTAGCTGATCGGCGCATGGCTGGCGGCGGGGAAGCGGCCGGCCAGCGCCACGCCTTTGTCGAGCGCTGCGTCGGTCGCGTAGACGATGCCGAGTGGCGCCTCCCCGCGCGAAACGAGGGCCAGCGCGGCGCGGACATTCTCGGCGCGGGCGAGGCGGGGCTGGACGGCGCGCCACAGACCGAGCTTGGTGAGCGCCTGTTCGGCATAGCGGCCGGCGGGGACGTAGGCGGGGTCACCCACCGCGAGGCGCCCGTTCGGGCCGAGCCGGGCGAGCAGCGGGAAGCGTCCGTCGATCATGGCAACGGGTTTCGCGCGGCTGGCCATAGGCGCGACGAGGACGAGGCTGTTGCCGAGCAGGGCGCGGCGCGTGCCGGGGCGGATGCTGCCCTTGGCGACGGCATAATCCATCGATTCCGCGTCGGCGGAGACGAACAGGTCGGCGGGCGCGCCGCCCTCCAACTGGCGGGCGATCGTGCCGCTGGAGGCGAAGGAGAAGCTGACCGGCTCCTTCGTCCGCGCGGTATAGGCGCGGCCGGCCTCCTGCATCGCCTCGGTCAGCGAGGCGGCGGCGAACACGCGCAGCTGCGCCGGGGCGGGGGCCGCGACGAGCGCGAGAAGCAGGAGGAGGAAACGCGTCATGCCCGCCGGGCATAGCGAAGTGGGGCGCGGAGGTGAACTGGCCAAGGGGGGCAATACGCCGCGTTTCAGCAAAGCGACTTTTCTGCCCAAACAAGCAACGCTGATCGGGAAGTTAATAGACGACGCCGGTCGGTACGACGCGAATTATGATGCGGCTTGTCATCTCGATCACGGTATCATGGGGATCAAGCCCATTCTCGATAGGCCAATGTTCGATCGCAGACGCCTTGAACTGCTCAATTTGATATGAACGAAGCGTGATGTGATCGCCAACTCGGGGGAGAGCGTCGAACTCCCATGCTCCGAGCTGCGCATCGCCATGTTCTGATACGATGTGCGCGATTATCATGAACGCGCCCGCAAACCCAACCGCCGCCGTAACGCCCGCCGCTTACTTCGTCGGGCGTTGCTGGGCCTGCTGGCCGGAGGTGGCAGGAGCCGCCGGGCCGGCGATGTTGCCGGCGGGCTGCTTGGCGGCCTGCGCTTCGGTCGGCACGGGCACGTTGCCGGCCTTCTGCGCGTCGTCCTTGCCCTCGGCGGCGGCCTTCTCGGGCGAGGCGGCGCCTTCGGGAGCGGCTGCGGTGGCGGTCGCGGCAGGGGCAGCCGGCATCGGCAACGGGCTGGCGCTGTGCTGGTTAAGGAAGGCGATCACGTCGGCGCGATCCTCGGGTTTGGAAAGGCCCGCGAAGGTCATCTTGGTGCCGGGCGCGAAGGCCTTGGGATTCTTCAGCCACTGGGCCAGATTGTCCCAGTTCCAGGTGCCGCCCTTGCCCTTCAGCGCATCGGAGAAGGCGAAGCCGTTGGCGCCGGTGCCGATGCTCTCGCCCAGCACGCCCCACAGGTTGGGGCCAAGCGCGTTGGGG carries:
- a CDS encoding molybdopterin-dependent oxidoreductase, yielding MTITRRALIGSATAAGGLLLAGCDKLGANPTFHGALASAEKLTYRAQRLITDRAALAPEFAGADISPVFRSNGTRTPAGADYAAMAASHFTDWRLAVTGLVARPLSLSLADLGRMPARTQITRHDCVEGWSAIGKWTGTPLRLILNAAGLSHKARYIVFHCADRIGSATYYESIDLVDAFHPQTILAWGLNGAMLPVANGAPLRLRVERQLGYKQAKYLMGIEAVTSLAAIGAGKGGYWEDVSDYEWYAGI
- a CDS encoding cytochrome b/b6 domain-containing protein gives rise to the protein MEAAPQPPGEPRRTILRHRLSTRIWHWLNALTIFVMLMSGLMIFNAHPRLYWGKAGANYDRAWLMIGATPTQGRLVIGSVVIPTTGVLGRWEDKQGRTQTRAFPYWATIPSRYSLSMARRWHLAFAWVLAIGILAYIVAILANGHARRDLAPTRDELRPRHLWRDIRDHARLRFPKGEAAARYNPLQKIAYVGVIFALIPLLVLTGLTMAPGMNAAWPWLLDVFGGRQSARSIHFLCAAFIALFILVHLIMVVLAGPINELRSMITGRFRLPRA
- a CDS encoding molybdenum ABC transporter ATP-binding protein, giving the protein MLDVAIRRRLGGFALEAAFTAPSDGVTALFGPSGAGKSSILAAIAGPTTGEGHVRLDGRDLLALPPERRRIGIVHQDSRLFPHMTVERNLRYGLRRSDRSGIGFDEVVEVLAIAPLLSRRPATLSGGERQRAAIGRALLSQPDLLLMDEPLAALDGGRKAEILPFLETLKARFRLPILYVTHHVGEARRLADHVVLIAEGRVVAEGGPELLAGAEGEVVGVEGDLVTIRVSGPLPRPGSHVTLT
- the modB gene encoding molybdate ABC transporter permease subunit, producing the protein MSALEAEALWLSLIVAGRAALVGLPLAIVAAWIVARCRFPGRTLIDALLHAPLVLPPVVVGFALLLLFGVQGPIGALLDKAGIRLVFTSTGASLAAGTMAFPLMVRAVRQALEAVDPRLEEAARGLGAGFWDRLFTITLPLAAPGLIAALVIGFAAALGEFGAVITFAANVPGETQTLPLAIYSALQVPGGERIALRLALISLSLAVAALLLSEWLLRAMRREGRDA
- the modA gene encoding molybdate ABC transporter substrate-binding protein; the protein is MTRFLLLLLALVAAPAPAQLRVFAAASLTEAMQEAGRAYTARTKEPVSFSFASSGTIARQLEGGAPADLFVSADAESMDYAVAKGSIRPGTRRALLGNSLVLVAPMASRAKPVAMIDGRFPLLARLGPNGRLAVGDPAYVPAGRYAEQALTKLGLWRAVQPRLARAENVRAALALVSRGEAPLGIVYATDAALDKGVALAGRFPAASHAPISYPMALTTRAAPTAPRFARFLLSAQARAIFARYGFTPPK
- a CDS encoding c-type cytochrome, with translation MNDRGNTIAGWVLAGGIAALGLSIVTGEYFHAERPETMGYTVEGVEAEAGGEEAAAEQPIEVYLAKADPAKGEQVFKKCAACHNADNGGPNALGPNLWGVLGESIGTGANGFAFSDALKGKGGTWNWDNLAQWLKNPKAFAPGTKMTFAGLSKPEDRADVIAFLNQHSASPLPMPAAPAATATAAAPEGAASPEKAAAEGKDDAQKAGNVPVPTEAQAAKQPAGNIAGPAAPATSGQQAQQRPTK